A region from the Mucilaginibacter sp. CSA2-8R genome encodes:
- a CDS encoding DUF1080 domain-containing protein, whose translation MPLVIAISAILLFGSCTVLKHQPVYQSIFNGINLNGWEGDPAYWRVENGAIIGEVTPATILKRNTFLIWRDGTPGDFEIKLQYRISARGNSGVNYRSEKIDTLLFALKGYQADLDGKDKYNLGYPRYSGQNYEERGRQFLALRGQKTLLTFGNKPKLLDSIGNTLDLVKNIRPNDWNELRIVAKGNRLQHYINGVLMSEVIDDDTKNRKMRGWLGVQVHVGPPMKVEYRNILLKAL comes from the coding sequence ATGCCGCTTGTAATTGCCATATCAGCAATACTGTTGTTCGGAAGTTGCACCGTACTAAAACATCAGCCTGTATATCAGTCTATATTTAATGGTATTAATTTGAACGGTTGGGAAGGCGATCCGGCTTATTGGCGGGTAGAGAATGGTGCTATTATTGGCGAAGTTACTCCGGCAACAATTTTAAAACGTAATACTTTCCTAATATGGCGCGATGGCACTCCCGGTGATTTTGAAATTAAGCTGCAGTACCGCATATCAGCCAGAGGCAACAGCGGTGTTAATTACCGCAGCGAAAAGATTGACACTTTGCTTTTTGCGCTTAAAGGTTATCAAGCCGATTTAGATGGTAAAGACAAATATAACTTAGGGTACCCGCGTTATTCAGGTCAGAATTATGAAGAACGGGGCCGGCAGTTTCTGGCTCTCCGCGGGCAAAAGACCTTGTTGACTTTTGGTAATAAGCCCAAGCTCCTGGATTCTATCGGCAATACGCTCGACCTGGTTAAGAACATCCGGCCCAATGACTGGAATGAGCTACGCATTGTTGCTAAAGGCAATCGCTTGCAGCATTACATTAACGGCGTATTGATGTCGGAGGTTATAGATGATGATACCAAGAATCGAAAGATGAGGGGTTGGTTGGGTGTACAGGTGCACGTTGGTCCGCCCATGAAAGTTGAATACCGTAACATATTATTGAAGGCATTGTAA